The following proteins are co-located in the Brevibacillus laterosporus DSM 25 genome:
- the nusG gene encoding transcription termination/antitermination protein NusG, with product MEKAWYVVHTYSGYENKVKANLEKRVESMGMEDKIFRVLVPTEEEVENKDGKKRTVTKKVFPGYVLVEMVMTDDSWYVVRNTPGVTGFVGSTGAGSKPTALLPEEADTILKTMGFEAPKVRIDFELRDMVTVKDGPFTGRDGEIIEILADKQKIRVLLDIFGRETPVELDYTQVEKMD from the coding sequence ATGGAAAAAGCGTGGTATGTCGTTCATACTTACTCTGGGTATGAAAACAAGGTTAAAGCGAATCTGGAAAAACGTGTTGAGTCTATGGGCATGGAAGACAAAATCTTTCGGGTGCTTGTTCCTACTGAGGAAGAAGTAGAGAATAAAGACGGTAAAAAACGCACAGTTACCAAAAAGGTATTTCCTGGATACGTGCTTGTTGAAATGGTTATGACGGACGATTCATGGTATGTCGTGCGGAATACCCCAGGGGTCACGGGTTTTGTCGGATCCACTGGAGCTGGTTCCAAACCAACAGCGTTGCTTCCTGAAGAAGCGGATACAATTCTCAAAACAATGGGATTTGAAGCGCCGAAAGTTAGGATCGATTTTGAGCTTCGCGACATGGTTACTGTAAAGGATGGTCCTTTCACAGGTCGTGATGGAGAAATCATTGAAATTCTGGCCGACAAGCAAAAAATTCGCGTGCTATTGGATATTTTCGGTCGCGAGACACCAGTTGAATTAGATTATACACAAGTTGAAAAAATGGATTAA
- a CDS encoding class I SAM-dependent methyltransferase, whose protein sequence is MSDHYYTNRPQSAHEEAEFNFELLGKTYHFTTDSGVFSRERIDFGSVLLIETMQFSEHARVLDVGCGYGPMGFAAASIANKGLVTMIDINERAVALAKRNAERNGISNVEIMASDLYEQVEDREFDVILTNPPIRAGKETVHRIFTEGYKLLAPGGEMWVVIQKKQGAPSAIKKMEEYFREVETVGKSKGYFIIRARK, encoded by the coding sequence ATGAGTGATCATTATTACACAAACCGACCACAATCGGCACATGAGGAAGCTGAATTTAACTTTGAGCTACTTGGAAAAACCTATCACTTTACTACCGATAGTGGTGTTTTTTCTCGGGAACGAATTGATTTTGGGAGCGTGCTTTTGATAGAAACCATGCAGTTTTCGGAACATGCGCGCGTTCTTGATGTAGGCTGTGGCTATGGCCCGATGGGTTTTGCGGCTGCATCGATAGCTAACAAAGGGCTCGTTACTATGATTGATATAAATGAACGAGCAGTAGCACTTGCAAAACGGAATGCAGAGCGAAATGGAATTTCCAATGTGGAGATTATGGCCAGTGACCTTTACGAGCAAGTAGAGGATAGAGAGTTTGATGTTATCTTAACCAATCCTCCCATCCGAGCTGGAAAAGAGACGGTGCATCGCATTTTCACAGAAGGTTATAAGCTTTTAGCGCCTGGCGGTGAAATGTGGGTTGTTATTCAAAAGAAGCAAGGTGCACCTTCTGCTATTAAAAAAATGGAAGAATATTTTCGAGAGGTAGAAACTGTCGGAAAAAGCAAGGGTTATTTTATAATTCGAGCAAGAAAATAA
- the rplA gene encoding 50S ribosomal protein L1, giving the protein MPKHGKKYLEATKQIDKTKVYAVSEAVELVKNVASAKFDETVEAAFRLGVDPKRADQQIRGAVVLPHGTGKVQRVLVFARGEKAKEAEAAGADYVGDADMLAKIQGGWFEFDVIVATPDMMGEVGKLGRVLGPKGLMPNPKTGTVTFDVTKAVNEIKAGKIEYRVEKGGIIHAPIGKVSFDVQKLTENLAALTEALNRAKPAAAKGIYMKSVSISSTMGPGVRIDVK; this is encoded by the coding sequence ATGCCTAAGCATGGTAAAAAATATCTAGAAGCTACAAAGCAGATCGACAAGACTAAAGTGTATGCTGTATCTGAAGCGGTCGAGCTAGTGAAAAACGTAGCTTCTGCTAAATTTGATGAAACAGTTGAAGCAGCATTCCGTTTGGGTGTAGACCCTAAACGTGCTGATCAACAAATTCGTGGTGCTGTTGTATTGCCACACGGTACTGGTAAAGTACAACGTGTTCTTGTATTTGCTAGAGGTGAAAAAGCGAAAGAAGCTGAAGCAGCTGGAGCAGATTACGTAGGCGATGCAGACATGCTTGCTAAAATCCAAGGTGGATGGTTTGAGTTCGACGTTATCGTTGCTACTCCAGACATGATGGGTGAAGTAGGTAAATTGGGTCGCGTATTAGGTCCTAAAGGTCTAATGCCAAACCCTAAAACTGGAACTGTAACATTTGATGTTACAAAAGCAGTTAATGAAATCAAAGCAGGTAAGATCGAATACCGTGTAGAAAAAGGTGGTATTATCCACGCTCCTATCGGTAAAGTATCTTTTGATGTTCAAAAACTAACTGAAAACCTTGCAGCTCTGACAGAAGCACTTAACCGTGCAAAACCAGCAGCAGCTAAAGGTATTTACATGAAGAGTGTATCTATCAGCTCCACTATGGGTCCTGGTGTACGCATTGATGTAAAATAA
- the rplJ gene encoding 50S ribosomal protein L10, with protein sequence MAEIRPTVIREEKAQVISEIATKLRESQATVVADYRGLTVAQVTELRKQLREAGIEFKVYKNTLTRLATAQENLSDLDQYLLGPNVIAFSKDDVIAPAKIIADFAKKNEALEIKGGVIEGKVVGAEEIKALAALPSREGLLSMLLSVLQAPVRNFALAVKAVSEQKEGQGA encoded by the coding sequence ATGGCAGAAATTCGTCCAACTGTTATCCGTGAAGAGAAAGCACAAGTAATCAGCGAGATCGCTACTAAGTTACGTGAAAGTCAAGCAACAGTAGTAGCTGATTATCGTGGTCTTACAGTGGCTCAGGTAACTGAACTTCGTAAACAATTGCGTGAAGCTGGCATTGAATTTAAAGTATACAAAAATACTTTGACTCGTTTAGCTACAGCTCAAGAAAACTTGAGCGATTTGGACCAATACCTTTTGGGACCAAACGTAATTGCTTTCTCCAAAGATGACGTAATTGCTCCTGCGAAGATCATTGCTGACTTCGCGAAGAAAAATGAAGCACTTGAAATCAAAGGTGGAGTTATCGAAGGTAAAGTAGTAGGCGCTGAAGAAATCAAAGCACTTGCTGCACTACCATCTCGCGAAGGCTTGTTGTCCATGCTTCTCAGCGTGCTACAAGCACCAGTTCGCAACTTCGCGCTTGCGGTTAAAGCTGTTTCCGAACAAAAAGAAGGCCAAGGCGCCTAA
- the rpmG gene encoding 50S ribosomal protein L33 translates to MRVNITLACTDCGDRNYISTKNKRTNPERIEKKKYCSRDKKHTVHRETK, encoded by the coding sequence ATGCGAGTAAACATTACATTAGCGTGCACCGATTGCGGTGATCGTAACTATATCAGCACGAAGAACAAGCGTACGAACCCTGAGCGCATCGAAAAGAAGAAGTATTGCTCCCGTGATAAAAAGCACACAGTTCATCGTGAAACTAAGTAA
- the rplK gene encoding 50S ribosomal protein L11 encodes MAKKVIRVIKLQIPAGKANPAPPVGPALGQAGVNIMGFCKEFNARTESEAGMIIPVEITVFEDRSFTFITKTPPAAILLKKAAGIESGSGVPNKTKVATLKRDKVRDIAILKQPDLNAASVEAAMRMVEGTARSMGIVIED; translated from the coding sequence GTGGCTAAGAAGGTAATCCGCGTAATTAAACTACAAATTCCAGCAGGTAAGGCAAACCCTGCACCTCCAGTAGGTCCGGCACTCGGTCAAGCTGGGGTTAATATCATGGGTTTCTGTAAAGAATTTAACGCTCGTACAGAAAGCGAAGCAGGAATGATCATTCCAGTAGAAATTACTGTATTTGAAGATCGTTCTTTCACATTCATTACAAAAACTCCACCGGCAGCAATTCTATTGAAAAAAGCAGCAGGAATCGAATCTGGTTCTGGCGTGCCTAACAAAACAAAAGTTGCTACTTTGAAACGTGATAAAGTTCGTGATATCGCGATCTTGAAACAACCGGATCTAAACGCAGCTTCTGTTGAAGCAGCTATGCGTATGGTTGAAGGTACTGCCCGTTCTATGGGTATCGTAATCGAAGACTAA
- the rplL gene encoding 50S ribosomal protein L7/L12 — protein sequence MNHEQILEAIKGMSVLELNDLVKAIEEEFGVTAAAPVAVMAGGAEAAAEQTEFTVNLVSGGASKINVIKVVREITGLGLKEAKDLVDNAPKALKEGVSKDEAEGIKAKLEEAGATVEVK from the coding sequence ATGAATCATGAACAAATTTTAGAAGCTATCAAAGGTATGTCCGTTCTTGAGTTGAACGATCTAGTAAAAGCAATCGAAGAAGAGTTTGGTGTAACTGCTGCAGCTCCTGTAGCTGTTATGGCTGGTGGCGCTGAAGCAGCTGCTGAGCAAACTGAATTCACTGTTAACCTAGTTAGTGGTGGAGCTTCCAAAATCAACGTAATCAAAGTTGTTCGCGAAATCACTGGTCTTGGCTTGAAAGAAGCAAAAGACTTGGTTGACAACGCTCCTAAAGCACTTAAAGAAGGCGTTTCTAAAGACGAAGCTGAAGGCATCAAAGCTAAGCTTGAAGAAGCAGGTGCAACTGTAGAAGTTAAGTAA
- the rpoC gene encoding DNA-directed RNA polymerase subunit beta' has product MIDVNNFEYMKIGLASPDKIRSWSFGEVKKPETINYRTLKPEKDGLFCERIFGPTKDWECHCGKYKRVRYKGVVCDRCGVEVTRAKVRRERMGHIELAAPVSHIWYFKGIPSRMGLVLDMSPRSLEEVIYFASYVVVDAGDTPLDKKQLLSEKEYRNYREKYGQSFQAAMGAEAIRRLLAEIDLEKEVSTLKEDLKTVQGQRRTRAIKRLEVLEAFRNSGNRPDWMVLDVLPVIPPELRPMVQLDGGRFATSDLNDLYRRVINRNNRLKRLLELGAPDIIVQNEKRMLQEAVDALIDNGRRGRPVTGPGNRPLKSLSHMLKGKQGRFRQNLLGKRVDYSGRSVIVVGPNLRMYQCGLPKEMALELFKPFVMKELVAKGLAHNIKSAKRKVERIQPEVWDVLEEVIKEHPVLLNRAPTLHRLGIQAFEPVLVEGRAIRLHPLVCTAYNADFDGDQMAVHVPLSAEAQAEARVLMLAAQNILNPKDGKPVVTPSQDMVLGSYYLTLERRGDVGEGSIFRDPADAIAAYENAYITLQTRILIPAKSLSKTSFTDQQQEALLATTVGKVIFNEIFPPELPYINAPTRDNLQNQVSDEYFMFEKGQDTTAFIQSLKDPGAVKKGFLGTIIAECFRRFGTTMTSEILDKIKELAFKYSTKAGITIAVADIVVPSEKQAILNSADEKVSAVMAQFRRGLITEDERYDRVISIWSKAKDEVTEVLMKSMDQFNAIYMMANSGARGNVSQITQLAGMRGLMATPSGRIIELPIKSNFREGLTVLEYFISTHGARKGLADTALRTADSGYLTRRLVDVAQDVIVREEDCGTDKGIRVSAIKDGKEEIEKLSDRLEGRTCFETVRHPETGEILVHRNEEITEEMAEYIVKLGIQDVYIRNVLACRTSHGVCKRCYGRNLATGAEVEIGEAVGIIAAQSIGEPGTQLTMRTFHTGGVAGDDITQGLPRIQELFEARNPKGQAVITEIDSEVVSIREDKDKHIIEVRGEAENKEYAAPYGARIKVSVGQKLNAGDELTEGSVDPKEMLKVRGQRGVSNYILQEVQKVYHMQGVEINDKHVEVMIRQMLRKLRVIDSGETDLLPGSFVEVHEFELANAKVLMSGKSPAVGRPVLLGITKASLETDSFLSAASFQETTRVLTDAAIKGKVDKLLGLKENVIIGKLIPAGTGMNRYRNSRLLNREQAEGNTDRLEAVSVES; this is encoded by the coding sequence GTGATTGACGTCAATAATTTTGAATATATGAAGATTGGTTTAGCTTCTCCCGATAAGATCCGTTCGTGGTCTTTCGGGGAAGTTAAAAAACCTGAAACAATTAACTACCGTACCTTGAAGCCCGAAAAAGATGGTTTGTTCTGTGAACGTATTTTCGGACCAACCAAAGATTGGGAATGTCATTGCGGTAAATACAAGCGCGTTCGTTATAAAGGTGTGGTTTGTGATCGATGCGGCGTTGAGGTAACTCGTGCAAAAGTGCGTCGTGAACGTATGGGGCATATTGAGCTTGCTGCTCCTGTTTCCCACATCTGGTATTTCAAAGGTATCCCTAGCCGTATGGGTCTAGTACTGGATATGTCTCCTCGTTCCCTTGAGGAAGTTATCTACTTCGCTTCTTATGTAGTAGTAGATGCGGGAGATACTCCTTTGGACAAAAAACAACTTTTGTCTGAAAAAGAATACCGTAACTATCGTGAAAAATATGGTCAATCCTTCCAAGCAGCAATGGGTGCTGAAGCAATTCGTCGCTTGCTGGCTGAAATTGACCTTGAAAAAGAAGTAAGCACTCTGAAGGAAGATTTAAAAACCGTGCAGGGTCAACGCCGCACTCGTGCGATTAAACGTCTAGAGGTATTGGAAGCGTTCCGTAACTCTGGTAATCGCCCTGATTGGATGGTACTTGACGTATTGCCTGTAATTCCTCCAGAATTGCGTCCGATGGTACAGTTGGATGGTGGACGTTTTGCGACATCTGACCTAAATGACTTGTATCGTCGTGTTATCAACCGTAACAACCGTCTAAAACGCCTACTTGAACTTGGCGCACCAGACATTATCGTACAAAATGAAAAACGTATGCTACAAGAAGCAGTGGATGCGTTGATTGATAACGGTCGTCGTGGACGTCCTGTTACTGGTCCTGGTAACCGTCCATTGAAATCTTTGAGTCATATGCTTAAAGGTAAGCAAGGTCGTTTCCGTCAAAACCTTTTGGGTAAACGTGTTGACTACTCTGGTCGTTCCGTTATCGTAGTAGGACCGAACCTTCGTATGTACCAATGCGGTCTACCGAAAGAAATGGCGTTGGAACTGTTTAAGCCTTTCGTTATGAAGGAGCTTGTAGCAAAAGGTCTAGCTCATAACATTAAGAGTGCGAAACGTAAAGTTGAGCGTATTCAGCCTGAGGTATGGGACGTTCTAGAAGAGGTAATCAAGGAACATCCAGTATTACTAAACCGCGCTCCTACCTTGCACCGTTTAGGTATTCAAGCATTTGAGCCGGTATTGGTAGAGGGACGTGCGATTCGTCTGCATCCACTCGTATGTACAGCTTATAACGCTGACTTTGACGGTGACCAAATGGCGGTTCACGTACCATTGTCTGCGGAAGCACAAGCTGAAGCTCGTGTCCTAATGCTTGCTGCACAAAACATCTTGAACCCGAAAGATGGTAAGCCAGTTGTTACACCGTCTCAGGATATGGTGCTTGGTTCTTACTATCTGACGCTGGAGCGCAGAGGAGATGTGGGTGAAGGATCTATTTTCCGTGATCCTGCTGATGCAATTGCGGCTTATGAGAATGCATACATCACGTTGCAAACTCGTATCCTTATTCCGGCTAAGAGTTTGAGCAAAACATCATTTACGGATCAACAACAAGAAGCATTGCTGGCTACTACAGTGGGAAAAGTAATCTTTAACGAGATTTTCCCTCCAGAGTTGCCATACATCAATGCTCCTACAAGAGACAACCTTCAGAACCAAGTTTCTGATGAATACTTTATGTTTGAAAAAGGTCAGGATACAACTGCTTTTATTCAGAGCTTGAAAGATCCAGGTGCTGTGAAAAAAGGCTTCTTGGGAACAATCATTGCTGAATGCTTCCGTCGCTTTGGAACAACCATGACATCTGAAATTCTTGATAAGATAAAAGAATTGGCCTTTAAATATTCAACAAAAGCTGGTATTACGATCGCCGTTGCGGATATCGTGGTTCCATCTGAAAAACAAGCAATCCTTAACTCTGCTGACGAGAAAGTAAGTGCGGTAATGGCGCAATTCCGTCGTGGTTTAATTACCGAAGATGAGCGTTATGACCGTGTTATCTCAATCTGGTCAAAAGCTAAAGATGAAGTAACTGAAGTTCTCATGAAATCAATGGATCAATTCAATGCGATTTACATGATGGCTAATTCCGGTGCCCGTGGTAACGTATCCCAGATTACTCAGCTAGCTGGTATGCGTGGTCTGATGGCAACCCCATCAGGTCGAATCATCGAGTTACCAATCAAATCTAACTTCCGTGAAGGTTTGACGGTATTGGAATACTTTATCTCTACGCATGGTGCGCGTAAAGGTTTGGCCGATACAGCCCTGCGTACAGCTGACTCAGGTTACTTAACTCGTCGTCTAGTAGACGTAGCGCAAGACGTTATCGTTCGTGAAGAAGATTGCGGAACAGATAAAGGTATTCGCGTGAGTGCTATTAAAGATGGTAAGGAAGAAATCGAAAAGCTGTCTGACCGTTTAGAAGGTCGTACCTGCTTTGAAACAGTTCGTCATCCTGAAACTGGTGAGATCCTTGTTCATCGCAATGAGGAAATTACAGAGGAGATGGCTGAATATATCGTTAAACTTGGCATTCAAGATGTTTACATTCGTAACGTACTTGCTTGTCGCACAAGTCACGGTGTCTGCAAACGTTGCTATGGCCGTAACTTGGCAACAGGAGCTGAGGTAGAAATCGGTGAAGCAGTTGGTATTATCGCTGCACAATCTATCGGTGAACCAGGTACACAGTTAACAATGCGTACGTTCCATACCGGTGGGGTAGCAGGAGACGATATCACGCAAGGTTTGCCGCGTATCCAAGAGTTGTTTGAAGCTCGTAATCCGAAAGGTCAAGCGGTTATCACTGAAATTGACTCAGAAGTAGTTAGCATTCGTGAAGATAAAGATAAACACATCATCGAAGTTCGTGGTGAAGCAGAGAACAAAGAGTACGCAGCTCCATACGGTGCACGTATCAAGGTATCTGTTGGTCAAAAACTAAATGCCGGTGATGAGTTAACAGAGGGTTCTGTAGACCCGAAAGAAATGCTGAAAGTACGCGGACAACGCGGTGTATCCAACTACATCTTACAAGAGGTTCAGAAAGTTTACCATATGCAAGGGGTAGAAATCAACGACAAGCACGTCGAGGTAATGATTCGTCAAATGCTTCGTAAATTGCGTGTAATTGATAGTGGAGAAACTGATCTGTTGCCAGGTTCTTTCGTGGAAGTTCATGAATTTGAACTTGCAAATGCAAAAGTTCTTATGTCTGGTAAAAGTCCAGCAGTTGGACGCCCAGTGTTGCTTGGTATCACAAAAGCATCCCTGGAGACAGATTCCTTCTTATCTGCAGCATCCTTCCAAGAAACAACACGTGTTCTTACAGATGCGGCGATTAAGGGTAAAGTAGATAAGCTTCTTGGATTGAAAGAGAACGTAATTATTGGTAAGCTGATTCCAGCTGGTACCGGTATGAATCGTTATCGCAATTCAAGACTATTAAATCGTGAACAAGCAGAAGGTAACACTGACAGGCTAGAAGCTGTATCAGTAGAATCCTAG
- the rpoB gene encoding DNA-directed RNA polymerase subunit beta: protein MAGKLVQSGKHRQRRTYSRINEVLGLPNLIEIQQKSYQWFLDTGLREMFQDISPIQDFTGNLVLEFIDYSLGEPKYGVDESKERDVTYAAPLRVKVRLLNKETGEVKEQEVFMGDFPLMTETGTFIINGAERVIVSQLVRSPSVYYNTKIDKNGKQTFSATVIPNRGAWLELETDAKDIIYVRIDRTRKIPVTVLLRALGFGTDKDILDLLGHDEKFVNNTLEKDNTDSTEKALIEIYERLRPGEPPTVENAKSLLISRFFDPKRYDLASVGRYKMNKKLHIKNRLFNQRLAETLIDTTTGEIIAEAGQIIDRRVMEKILPMLEGGVNYVDVRTHGGVLENETITLQSVDIFDEEGKVVKIIGNANIDMSVKHITPADIVSAINYFINLLHRIGTTDDIDHLGNRRLRSVGELLQNQFRIGLSRMERVVRERMSIQDQNQITPQALINIRPVIAAIKEFFGSSQLSQFMDQTNPLAELTHKRRLSALGPGGLTRERAGFEVRDVHHSHYGRMCPIETPEGPNIGLINSLSTFARINDYGFIETPRRKINPETGVVLTEIDYLTADEEDVYNVAQSNQPLAEDGRFANEMVICRRKGEILNVPRDKVDFMDISPKQVVSVATALIPFLENDDANRALMGSNMQRQAVPLLIPQAPFVGTGMEHKAAQDSGVAVVAKWPGKVERVTAREVIVRRYIEVDGKQVAGDLDKYKMHKFIRSNQGTCINQRPIVKSGDIIETGDIIGDGPSTEKGELALGRNVIVAFMTWEGYNYEDAILLSEKLVKDDVYTSIHIEEYESEARDTKLGPEEITRDIPNVGEEALKNLDERGIIRVGAEIRDGDILVGKVTPKGVTELTAEERLLHAIFGEKAREVRDTSLRVPHGGSGIVVDVKVFTRDNGDELPPGVNQLVRVYIAQKRKISVGDKMAGRHGNKGVIARIMPEEDMPFLPDGSPVEIVLNPLGVPSRMNIGQVLETHLGMAAKLLGIHVATPVFGGARQDDVLDTLEEAGLDRDGKTLLYDGRTGESFDRRVTVGCVYMLKLAHLVDDKIHARSTGPYSLVTQQPLGGKAQFGGQRFGEMEVWALEAYGAAYTLQEILTVKSDDVVGRVKTYEAIVKGENVPEPGVPESFKVLIKELQSLGMDVKILSGDEQEIEMRETDDEDEGTGEKLNLLPESIGAQDE from the coding sequence TTGGCAGGTAAACTGGTCCAGAGCGGTAAGCACCGCCAGCGTCGCACGTATTCTCGAATCAACGAAGTACTGGGACTACCTAACCTAATCGAAATTCAGCAAAAATCTTACCAATGGTTTTTGGATACTGGTTTAAGAGAGATGTTCCAAGACATTTCGCCAATCCAAGACTTTACTGGTAATTTAGTGCTGGAGTTTATTGATTACAGTCTTGGTGAGCCTAAATACGGCGTAGACGAGTCGAAGGAACGTGATGTAACGTATGCTGCTCCATTGCGTGTTAAAGTACGTCTTCTAAACAAAGAGACGGGCGAAGTGAAGGAGCAAGAAGTCTTTATGGGAGATTTCCCACTGATGACAGAAACGGGTACCTTCATTATAAATGGAGCGGAGCGCGTTATTGTCAGTCAGCTCGTTCGTTCCCCTAGTGTTTACTATAACACTAAAATTGATAAGAACGGTAAACAGACTTTCAGCGCTACTGTTATTCCGAACCGTGGAGCATGGCTTGAACTTGAAACCGATGCGAAAGATATCATTTATGTGCGTATCGATCGTACTCGCAAAATTCCAGTTACAGTATTACTACGTGCTTTAGGTTTTGGAACTGATAAAGATATTCTAGACCTTTTGGGTCATGATGAGAAATTCGTAAATAACACGCTTGAAAAAGATAACACCGATTCTACTGAGAAAGCTTTGATTGAAATCTATGAGCGTTTGCGTCCAGGTGAACCACCTACTGTAGAGAACGCGAAGAGCTTATTGATTTCTCGCTTCTTCGATCCAAAGCGCTATGATTTAGCTTCAGTAGGTCGCTATAAAATGAACAAAAAGCTCCATATTAAAAACCGCCTATTTAACCAACGTCTTGCTGAGACGCTGATTGATACAACAACAGGTGAAATCATTGCAGAAGCAGGTCAAATTATTGACCGTCGTGTAATGGAAAAAATTCTACCTATGTTGGAAGGTGGCGTAAACTATGTGGACGTACGTACACATGGTGGAGTTCTAGAAAACGAAACGATTACTCTTCAATCTGTAGATATCTTTGATGAAGAAGGTAAAGTAGTTAAGATTATCGGTAATGCTAATATCGATATGTCTGTAAAGCATATTACTCCGGCAGATATCGTTTCCGCAATTAACTATTTTATTAACTTACTTCATCGCATAGGTACTACAGATGATATTGACCATTTGGGTAACCGTCGTCTACGTTCTGTAGGTGAATTGTTGCAGAACCAATTCCGTATTGGTCTTTCTCGTATGGAACGTGTGGTTCGTGAACGCATGTCCATTCAAGACCAAAATCAAATTACTCCGCAGGCTTTGATTAACATCCGTCCTGTAATCGCGGCGATCAAAGAGTTCTTTGGTAGCTCCCAGCTTTCACAGTTCATGGATCAGACGAATCCGCTTGCTGAATTAACACATAAACGCCGTTTGTCCGCATTGGGACCTGGTGGTTTGACACGTGAACGCGCTGGTTTCGAAGTGCGAGACGTGCATCACTCTCACTATGGACGTATGTGTCCGATCGAGACTCCAGAGGGACCAAACATCGGTTTGATCAACTCCCTGTCTACTTTTGCTCGTATTAATGATTACGGCTTTATTGAAACACCTCGCCGTAAAATTAATCCTGAAACAGGCGTTGTATTAACTGAGATTGATTATTTGACAGCTGATGAAGAGGATGTATATAACGTAGCTCAGTCGAATCAGCCATTAGCTGAAGATGGTAGATTTGCAAACGAGATGGTTATTTGCCGCCGTAAAGGTGAAATCCTTAACGTACCTCGCGATAAAGTAGACTTTATGGATATCTCTCCTAAGCAGGTTGTATCGGTTGCGACAGCGTTGATTCCGTTCCTTGAGAACGATGACGCCAACCGTGCTCTGATGGGATCAAACATGCAACGTCAGGCCGTTCCTTTGCTAATTCCTCAAGCTCCGTTCGTAGGAACTGGTATGGAACACAAAGCAGCGCAAGACTCCGGTGTTGCAGTTGTTGCGAAATGGCCTGGAAAAGTAGAGCGTGTAACAGCTCGTGAAGTAATTGTAAGACGTTATATAGAGGTTGACGGTAAACAAGTTGCTGGAGATCTAGATAAATATAAAATGCACAAATTCATCCGTTCTAACCAAGGGACTTGCATTAACCAACGTCCGATTGTAAAATCTGGTGATATTATCGAAACAGGCGATATTATCGGTGATGGTCCGTCCACTGAGAAGGGTGAATTGGCACTTGGTCGCAACGTTATCGTAGCGTTTATGACTTGGGAAGGTTATAACTACGAGGATGCGATCTTGTTAAGTGAAAAACTGGTTAAAGATGACGTCTACACGTCCATTCATATTGAAGAATATGAATCAGAAGCACGTGATACGAAGCTAGGACCAGAAGAGATTACACGCGATATCCCGAACGTAGGGGAAGAGGCGCTGAAGAATCTTGATGAACGTGGTATCATTCGCGTTGGTGCTGAGATTCGCGATGGCGATATTCTTGTTGGTAAAGTAACTCCTAAGGGTGTAACAGAGCTAACAGCTGAAGAGCGTCTATTGCATGCGATCTTTGGTGAAAAGGCACGAGAAGTTCGTGATACGTCACTACGTGTACCACACGGTGGCTCTGGTATTGTTGTTGATGTAAAAGTATTTACTCGCGACAATGGCGATGAATTGCCTCCAGGTGTTAATCAACTAGTGCGTGTATACATTGCTCAAAAACGTAAGATTTCCGTTGGAGATAAGATGGCCGGTCGACATGGTAACAAAGGGGTTATTGCCCGTATCATGCCGGAAGAAGATATGCCGTTCCTACCGGATGGATCGCCAGTTGAGATTGTATTGAATCCACTGGGTGTACCATCGCGTATGAACATCGGTCAGGTACTTGAAACACATTTAGGTATGGCTGCTAAATTGTTGGGTATTCACGTAGCGACTCCTGTTTTCGGTGGTGCGCGTCAAGACGATGTTCTTGATACACTTGAAGAAGCTGGATTAGACCGCGACGGTAAAACCCTCCTATATGATGGCCGTACAGGTGAATCATTCGATCGCCGTGTAACAGTAGGTTGCGTGTACATGCTGAAACTGGCTCACTTGGTTGACGATAAGATTCATGCTCGTTCAACTGGACCATACTCTCTTGTTACGCAACAACCATTGGGTGGTAAAGCTCAATTCGGTGGTCAGCGCTTCGGGGAGATGGAGGTATGGGCGCTTGAAGCATACGGTGCCGCATATACTCTGCAAGAGATCCTCACCGTTAAATCTGACGATGTTGTTGGTCGTGTGAAAACGTACGAAGCGATCGTTAAAGGTGAAAACGTACCAGAACCTGGAGTTCCAGAATCATTCAAAGTATTGATTAAAGAACTTCAAAGCTTAGGTATGGACGTAAAAATCCTCTCTGGAGACGAGCAGGAAATTGAAATGCGCGAAACCGATGATGAGGATGAAGGAACTGGAGAAAAGTTAAATCTCTTACCTGAAAGCATAGGCGCACAAGATGAGTAA
- the secE gene encoding preprotein translocase subunit SecE has protein sequence MNIFSRTGSFLKDVVSELKKVRWPNRKELVSYTTVVVLAITFLAVFMFVVDFGISELIGLIIKK, from the coding sequence ATGAATATCTTTTCCAGAACAGGTTCGTTTTTAAAAGATGTTGTCTCTGAATTGAAAAAAGTCCGCTGGCCGAATCGCAAAGAGCTGGTTAGCTATACAACTGTCGTTGTGCTTGCGATTACGTTCTTGGCGGTATTTATGTTTGTGGTGGACTTTGGAATTTCAGAGCTAATCGGTCTTATTATTAAGAAGTAG